The Methyloceanibacter stevinii sequence GCCCCCCGTCTAGCCGAAGATGTGGTCTGCTCGAGCCGGCTTCCCTCCCGGCTCGCGCGAAGAACGCGCTTTAGGCGTCCAACCCCGCGCAGCGGTTGGACGCCTTTTTCTTTGCCCGGTGTCTTGTTCTTTGTCCCATGTCAGGCCGGGCCGCCATCCCCAGAAAACAGCGCCTTAGCCGCCCGTTACCATTGCGCGGGCCCCGGCGACGGATTAGCAAGCCTGATCATGCGTTTCAGACTGGCCACGTGGAATATCAACTCCGTTCGCCTTCGGCTCGATCTCGTTCAACGCTTCGTGCGCGCCGAAAACCCGGATGTGCTTTGTCTGCAAGAGATCAAGTGCCAGGAGGATCAGTTTCCGCGTGCCGCCTTCGAGGCCATGGGCTTTCCGCATATCGCCGTGACCGGCCAGAAGGGCTATCACGGCGTGGCCACGGTCTCGAAAATTCCCCTCGTGAAAATGGACCGCATGGATCTGTGCGGCGACGGGCACGCCCGCCACGTCTCCGTCGTTCTGGACGACGGCCTGATCGGTCATAAACCGCTGACTTTGCACAACTTTTACATACCCGCCGGGGGCGACATTCCCGATCCGGTGGCCAACGACAAGTTCCAGCACAAGCTCGACTTCCTCGATGCCCTGACGGCCTGGTCGGCGGCCCACAAGACCAAGGCCAAGAACCGCATGATCCTGGTCGGGGATCTGAACGTGGCGCCGCTGCCGGCGGATGTGTGGTCTCACAAACAGCTTCTGAAAGTCGTCAGCCACACGCCGCCCGAAACCGAACGGATGGCAAAGGCGCTCGCGTCGCACGATTGGATCGACGTGATGCGCCGCCATGTGCCGCCGGAGGAATCGTTGTTCACCTGGTGGAGCTACCGCAACCGCGACTGGCGCGTCTCCAACCGGGGGCG is a genomic window containing:
- a CDS encoding exodeoxyribonuclease III, producing MRFRLATWNINSVRLRLDLVQRFVRAENPDVLCLQEIKCQEDQFPRAAFEAMGFPHIAVTGQKGYHGVATVSKIPLVKMDRMDLCGDGHARHVSVVLDDGLIGHKPLTLHNFYIPAGGDIPDPVANDKFQHKLDFLDALTAWSAAHKTKAKNRMILVGDLNVAPLPADVWSHKQLLKVVSHTPPETERMAKALASHDWIDVMRRHVPPEESLFTWWSYRNRDWRVSNRGRRLDHIWTTPALEGAAVAMRVLQETRDWERPSDHVPVISDFEIA